From Solwaraspora sp. WMMD1047, the proteins below share one genomic window:
- a CDS encoding extracellular solute-binding protein: protein MQLATAAMLLLATTVTACGDDQTDGGSAGAPKAPATIPELTTDPLTLSFIWFEWPPAQALEAFANAEYTKERPNATIKVNTVPNANWHDAMFTQFAARKTDFDIAILDSQHIGEAVTNGNILDITDFVKNNIDVNAYNPYLLAAYGQFPQAETGKRDENASLYGLPLLGDTWTMIYRKDLIGDQPPQTWDEMISAAEKCQADNPGVSGLAFHQANGSDAAAVTYNTVNGVYGGNLWDPKSRKIEGVLNDAAGQEAMDVLVNRMKPLTAKGSGNWFIDEVNAAVAQGKACIAFNWIAASGGLLDPKQSTLGGTREQILDKLGFATLPSQKTNLVPLGGMGMHVSAYSAEANQAEALNFMKWFQRADIQKKWAAAGGVPSRTDALQSPEFLNAGPFNQVYADSVPRMRDMWNVPEYARLVDIENTNVNAALNGAKSPTDALNDIAREQQSVLDSSGRKGGGGL from the coding sequence ATGCAGCTGGCGACGGCGGCCATGCTGCTGCTGGCCACCACCGTGACGGCGTGCGGCGACGACCAGACCGACGGCGGCAGTGCGGGCGCCCCTAAGGCGCCGGCGACCATCCCGGAGCTCACCACGGACCCGCTGACCCTCAGCTTCATCTGGTTCGAGTGGCCCCCCGCCCAGGCGCTGGAGGCCTTCGCCAACGCGGAGTACACCAAGGAGCGACCGAACGCGACCATCAAGGTCAACACCGTGCCGAACGCGAACTGGCACGACGCGATGTTCACCCAGTTCGCGGCCCGCAAGACCGACTTCGACATCGCGATCCTGGACTCGCAACACATCGGCGAGGCCGTGACGAACGGCAACATCCTCGACATCACCGACTTCGTCAAGAACAACATCGACGTCAACGCCTACAACCCCTACCTGCTGGCGGCCTACGGCCAGTTCCCGCAGGCCGAGACCGGCAAGCGCGACGAGAACGCCAGCCTGTACGGACTGCCGCTGCTCGGCGACACCTGGACGATGATCTACCGTAAGGACCTGATCGGCGATCAGCCACCGCAGACCTGGGACGAGATGATCTCAGCCGCCGAGAAGTGCCAGGCGGACAACCCCGGGGTCAGCGGGCTTGCGTTCCACCAGGCCAACGGCTCGGACGCCGCGGCCGTCACCTACAACACGGTGAACGGCGTCTACGGCGGCAACCTCTGGGACCCCAAGTCGCGCAAGATCGAGGGCGTCCTCAACGACGCGGCGGGCCAGGAGGCGATGGACGTCCTGGTCAACAGGATGAAGCCGCTGACCGCCAAGGGCTCCGGCAACTGGTTCATCGACGAGGTGAACGCGGCGGTCGCCCAGGGCAAGGCATGCATCGCGTTCAACTGGATCGCCGCCAGCGGCGGCCTGCTCGACCCGAAGCAGTCCACGCTCGGCGGCACCCGGGAGCAGATTCTCGACAAGCTGGGTTTCGCCACCCTGCCGAGCCAGAAGACCAACCTGGTCCCGCTCGGCGGGATGGGGATGCACGTGTCGGCCTACTCCGCCGAGGCGAACCAGGCGGAGGCGCTGAACTTCATGAAGTGGTTCCAGCGGGCTGACATCCAGAAGAAGTGGGCCGCCGCCGGTGGCGTGCCGTCGCGTACGGACGCCCTGCAGTCACCCGAGTTCCTCAACGCCGGGCCGTTCAACCAGGTGTACGCCGACTCGGTTCCGCGGATGCGGGACATGTGGAACGTGCCCGAGTACGCGCGCCTCGTCGACATCGAGAACACGAACGTGAACGCGGCTCTCAACGGTGCGAAGAGCCCGACGGACGCGCTCAACGACATCGCCAGGGAGCAGCAGAGCGTGCTCGACTCGAGCGGCCGCAAGGGCGGCGGCGGACTGTGA
- a CDS encoding GntR family transcriptional regulator → MDDEAMIARGRRAVPGGVPPGRSGGRLADEVYDTLLGQLMSLRIEPGSRVTIDVLARELGVSQTPIRDALNRMEAEGLVVRVPHAGYRIPPQITRHRFEDMLEVRLLLEPAAARRSAERASLQQVAGLRQMLAEMAELEGGNGPMAYGAFGLRDAAFHDLVALSAENQVIREALARLHSHVHLFRLHHDTQVTHLAMAEHEDIVAAIAARDPDAAAYAMRRHILRSGERFRRLFDEVKDAGATAVEA, encoded by the coding sequence ATGGACGACGAAGCGATGATCGCGCGGGGCCGCCGGGCCGTCCCGGGCGGCGTGCCGCCGGGGAGATCCGGCGGCCGGCTTGCCGACGAGGTCTACGACACCCTGCTCGGACAGCTGATGTCGCTACGGATCGAGCCTGGCTCCCGCGTCACGATCGACGTCCTGGCGCGAGAGCTGGGGGTCTCGCAGACGCCGATCCGGGACGCGCTGAACCGAATGGAGGCCGAGGGCCTGGTCGTGCGGGTACCGCATGCCGGCTACCGCATTCCCCCCCAAATCACCCGGCATCGCTTCGAGGACATGCTTGAGGTCCGCCTGCTCCTCGAGCCGGCAGCGGCCCGCAGATCCGCCGAACGGGCCTCCTTGCAGCAGGTGGCCGGGCTGCGGCAGATGCTGGCGGAGATGGCCGAACTGGAGGGTGGCAACGGGCCGATGGCCTACGGCGCCTTCGGGCTACGCGACGCCGCCTTCCACGATCTCGTCGCGCTGAGCGCCGAGAACCAGGTCATCCGGGAAGCGCTCGCGCGCCTGCACAGCCACGTGCACCTCTTCCGGCTGCACCACGACACGCAGGTCACGCACCTGGCCATGGCCGAGCACGAGGACATCGTGGCCGCGATCGCCGCCCGTGACCCCGACGCCGCCGCCTACGCGATGCGCCGGCACATCCTGCGCTCCGGCGAGCGGTTCCGACGATTGTTCGACGAGGTCAAGGACGCGGGCGCAACGGCGGTGGAGGCTTGA
- a CDS encoding DJ-1/PfpI family protein, translating into MPRALLLTGDAAEELDTMYPYYRVQEGGWDVDVSSRTTRDVQLVIHEFDPNSDAYVEKNGRKLPVDVPWAEVDVERYDALIIPGGRAPEWIRVDSDVRRITEHFFARNLPIALVCHGAQVPAVYGLLKGRKTACFPPITGDMENAGATVIDAPDVVDGNLVSCRGWPDMPQFGRAMMELFSKSVDPA; encoded by the coding sequence GTGCCCAGAGCGCTGCTCCTGACCGGCGACGCCGCCGAGGAACTCGACACCATGTATCCCTACTACCGCGTGCAGGAGGGCGGCTGGGACGTCGACGTCTCGTCGCGGACGACGCGTGACGTGCAACTGGTGATCCACGAGTTCGACCCCAACTCCGACGCCTACGTGGAGAAGAACGGCCGGAAGCTGCCGGTCGACGTGCCCTGGGCCGAGGTCGACGTCGAGCGCTATGACGCCCTCATCATCCCCGGCGGACGCGCCCCGGAATGGATCCGGGTCGACAGCGACGTCAGGCGCATCACCGAGCACTTCTTCGCGCGCAACCTCCCCATCGCGCTGGTGTGCCACGGCGCGCAGGTGCCAGCGGTGTACGGGCTGCTGAAGGGCCGCAAGACGGCGTGCTTCCCCCCCATCACCGGCGACATGGAGAACGCGGGCGCCACGGTCATCGACGCACCCGACGTCGTGGACGGCAACCTCGTCTCCTGCCGGGGCTGGCCCGACATGCCACAGTTCGGCCGGGCGATGATGGAGCTCTTCTCGAAGTCCGTCGACCCGGCATGA
- a CDS encoding alpha/beta fold hydrolase, whose amino-acid sequence MTALRTVTVGNSPVQVLESGTGPTVLMLHGSGPGTTGSGAWATTARALGGSWHLVAPDQAGFGGTPLPAGTRGGLRLWTEQAAGLMDALGIEDYAVVGHSMGGAVALALAAARPQQVTRVVAVSTMGAPGAPLSPDLDAIWAAPADPLGARDMLSRLVHDQTLVTDSAVDARATAMRAGAATFASVFPPPRARWADDLTLSARTLAAVRAPVLLVHGAQDRVTPLGTAALPLLGHLADVRLHVLGRCGHVPALEHPHEFRHLLSCHLRQGRGH is encoded by the coding sequence GTGACGGCGCTGCGGACCGTCACGGTCGGCAACTCCCCCGTCCAGGTGCTGGAGAGCGGCACCGGGCCAACGGTGCTCATGCTGCACGGCTCCGGACCCGGCACGACCGGGTCCGGCGCCTGGGCGACGACGGCGCGGGCGCTCGGCGGGTCCTGGCACCTGGTGGCGCCTGATCAGGCGGGGTTCGGCGGCACGCCGCTCCCGGCCGGCACCAGGGGTGGGCTCCGGCTGTGGACGGAGCAGGCCGCGGGCCTGATGGACGCTCTCGGCATCGAGGACTATGCCGTGGTTGGTCACTCCATGGGCGGCGCCGTGGCGCTGGCGTTGGCCGCCGCCCGCCCCCAGCAGGTCACCCGGGTCGTCGCGGTCTCGACGATGGGCGCCCCCGGAGCGCCGCTGTCCCCCGATCTCGACGCGATCTGGGCCGCCCCCGCCGATCCGCTCGGGGCCCGGGACATGCTGAGCCGCCTCGTCCACGACCAGACGCTCGTGACCGATTCGGCCGTCGACGCCCGGGCGACCGCGATGCGCGCGGGCGCGGCCACCTTCGCATCGGTGTTCCCACCACCCAGGGCACGGTGGGCCGACGACCTCACCCTCTCGGCGCGGACGCTGGCGGCGGTGCGCGCGCCCGTGCTGCTCGTCCACGGCGCCCAGGACCGGGTCACCCCACTCGGGACGGCGGCCCTGCCCCTGCTCGGACACCTGGCCGACGTCCGGCTGCACGTGCTCGGCCGGTGCGGGCACGTACCGGCCCTCGAGCACCCGCACGAGTTCCGGCACCTGCTGTCGTGCCACCTCCGCCAGGGCCGGGGTCACTAG
- a CDS encoding SDR family NAD(P)-dependent oxidoreductase: protein MDKTVVLVTGAARGLGREVARQLADTGRHVVIGARDPEQAKRAAAELGENVTALPVGLDIGSDDSVRTAAAALSAEPGRLDALVNNAAAFVDWTEVVSRADLAAANEVMQTNLFGTWRLIQALLPLLRQSPAPRIVNVSSGAGSHDDQAFGLRVRGGAAASYGISKAALNALTSTLAAELAGTPVLVNSVCPGLTATWPGAETMGARPIPDGARGIVWAATLPDDGPTGGFFRDTKPLPW from the coding sequence GTGGACAAGACGGTGGTACTGGTGACCGGAGCCGCGCGCGGTCTCGGTCGCGAGGTCGCACGGCAGTTGGCCGATACGGGCCGCCACGTCGTCATCGGCGCGCGTGACCCTGAGCAGGCCAAGCGGGCCGCGGCCGAACTCGGCGAGAACGTGACCGCGCTGCCCGTCGGACTCGACATCGGCAGCGACGACAGTGTCCGGACCGCCGCCGCGGCACTGTCCGCCGAACCGGGCCGGTTGGACGCCCTGGTGAACAACGCGGCGGCCTTCGTCGACTGGACCGAGGTCGTCAGCCGGGCCGACCTCGCGGCAGCCAACGAGGTGATGCAGACAAACCTGTTCGGCACCTGGCGTCTCATTCAGGCGCTGCTGCCGCTGCTGCGACAGAGCCCCGCGCCGCGCATCGTCAACGTCAGCAGCGGCGCCGGCAGCCACGACGATCAGGCCTTCGGCCTCCGCGTACGCGGCGGAGCGGCCGCCAGCTACGGCATCAGCAAGGCGGCTCTCAACGCCCTCACCAGCACTCTCGCCGCCGAACTGGCCGGCACCCCCGTCCTGGTGAACTCGGTCTGCCCCGGCCTGACCGCCACCTGGCCCGGCGCCGAGACCATGGGCGCGCGACCGATCCCCGACGGCGCCCGCGGCATCGTCTGGGCCGCCACCCTGCCCGACGACGGACCCACCGGCGGCTTCTTCCGGGACACCAAGCCGCTGCCCTGGTAG
- a CDS encoding TetR/AcrR family transcriptional regulator, with protein sequence MMAHQQAQRAPRRERAERQRIVLDTAARLFYARGVHEVGMDELVRETGLGKATVYRLFPTKDDLVAAYLRRAAGDILDQIDAGTERAPDPATALHAVLSSVQADLARPDFRGCAFNNASIEYADPQHPARVAARDYRLALHDRLHRLAVRIMPEQRDEAAALAGQLATLVDGAYTSAAHLGPAGPAAAGMALAHHLVDRVTTTATSTDLR encoded by the coding sequence ATGATGGCGCATCAGCAGGCGCAGCGCGCGCCTCGACGGGAGCGGGCCGAGCGGCAACGGATCGTCCTGGACACCGCGGCGAGGCTGTTCTACGCCCGCGGAGTCCACGAGGTCGGGATGGACGAACTGGTACGCGAGACCGGCCTGGGCAAGGCGACGGTCTACCGGTTGTTCCCCACCAAGGACGACCTGGTGGCGGCGTACCTACGGCGGGCCGCGGGCGACATCCTCGACCAGATCGACGCCGGGACCGAGCGCGCACCGGACCCGGCGACCGCCCTGCACGCCGTCCTCTCGTCGGTCCAGGCCGATCTCGCCCGGCCGGACTTCCGAGGGTGCGCCTTCAACAACGCCAGCATCGAGTACGCGGACCCGCAGCACCCGGCCCGGGTCGCGGCGCGCGACTACCGCCTCGCGCTGCACGACCGTCTTCATCGCCTGGCGGTCCGGATCATGCCGGAACAACGCGACGAGGCGGCGGCCCTCGCCGGCCAGCTCGCCACCCTCGTCGACGGCGCCTACACCAGCGCCGCGCATCTGGGTCCGGCCGGTCCCGCCGCGGCCGGCATGGCTCTGGCCCACCACCTCGTCGACCGGGTCACGACAACCGCCACCAGCACAGACCTTCGATGA
- a CDS encoding GerMN domain-containing protein translates to MTSRPVRLAALAIAGLLLGACGVPPEDEPRAVDLPRRSLTSASPSAGDQGRPGQVTEVHCLVRDGRLVRAVRRIESIRSPQHQVEALIAGPTNAERETGLTSALAGLSLAVQVSSDTLVAQVEITEADEGNARIDEMIAYAQIVCTLTARSDVDSVVFTRGDERLDVPRADGSLSRGPLYGSDYSSLLEPG, encoded by the coding sequence ATGACGAGCCGACCGGTCCGCCTCGCGGCACTGGCCATCGCCGGCCTTCTGTTGGGTGCCTGTGGCGTGCCGCCCGAGGACGAGCCGCGCGCCGTCGACCTGCCCAGGCGATCGTTGACGTCGGCCTCTCCGAGCGCCGGTGACCAGGGCCGCCCGGGTCAGGTCACCGAGGTGCACTGCCTGGTCCGCGACGGCCGGTTGGTGCGGGCCGTCCGACGCATCGAGTCGATACGGAGCCCGCAGCACCAGGTGGAGGCCCTGATCGCCGGTCCGACCAACGCCGAGCGGGAGACAGGATTGACGAGCGCACTCGCCGGTCTTTCCCTGGCCGTCCAGGTCTCGAGCGACACTCTTGTGGCGCAGGTGGAGATCACCGAGGCCGACGAGGGCAACGCCCGCATCGACGAGATGATCGCGTACGCGCAGATCGTGTGCACCCTGACCGCGCGTTCAGACGTCGACTCGGTCGTCTTCACCCGAGGTGACGAGCGGCTGGACGTGCCGCGTGCCGACGGCTCACTGTCCCGCGGGCCGTTGTACGGCAGCGACTATTCGTCGCTGCTCGAACCGGGGTGA
- a CDS encoding HAMP domain-containing sensor histidine kinase, with protein sequence MSRMGLRTRVSAAFAVGALLLSACVALISYELVRSTLLSERERTAVRATYFDAAVVDAGLAGSDSEVIKLLQTLDTGADRYVLLELDGRWYSRAADTDAGSAVPARLQAMAERGEAGAQRVRRDGQPALVVAVPLSSTAVFYEVVSLRELERTLQVLALVLTAVAIMVAGAGAALGWYVTRHALHPLTAVAGAARTIADGDLDARLDPHAEPDLAELSMSFNHMADELNRRIERDRRFAADVSHELRSPLQTLAAAASVIDRRRAGLDPNAAAAVGLLTGEITRFQALVEDLLELAGGDRPAHRESVDVAQLIGRVCRSRGIGEEVLQVRAGTATSWQVDPRRLEQALGNLLDNAVRHGDKVIAVRIGCAGAERCFIEVDDAGPGVAEEDRELIFGRFVRGRAAHSRGDTDGTGLGLSIVEQHAAAHQGSVTVHDRPGGGARFRIELAGCLP encoded by the coding sequence ATGAGCCGGATGGGACTACGTACGCGGGTGAGTGCCGCCTTCGCGGTCGGCGCGTTGCTGCTGTCCGCGTGTGTGGCCCTGATCTCGTACGAGCTCGTCCGGAGCACGCTGTTGAGCGAGCGGGAGCGGACAGCGGTCCGGGCGACCTACTTCGACGCCGCAGTGGTCGACGCGGGGTTGGCCGGGAGCGATTCAGAGGTGATCAAGCTCCTGCAGACGCTTGACACCGGCGCCGACCGGTACGTGCTGCTCGAACTCGACGGCCGGTGGTACTCGCGCGCCGCCGACACGGACGCTGGCTCTGCCGTCCCCGCCCGGCTGCAGGCGATGGCAGAGCGCGGTGAGGCCGGGGCCCAGCGTGTGCGTAGAGACGGGCAGCCGGCGCTGGTCGTCGCAGTGCCGCTGTCATCAACGGCGGTCTTCTACGAGGTGGTGTCCCTGCGCGAGTTGGAGCGCACACTGCAGGTCCTCGCGCTGGTCCTGACCGCTGTCGCGATCATGGTGGCCGGCGCAGGCGCGGCCCTCGGCTGGTACGTCACCCGGCACGCCCTGCACCCGCTGACAGCGGTCGCCGGCGCGGCCCGGACGATCGCCGACGGTGATCTGGACGCCCGACTCGACCCGCACGCCGAGCCTGATCTAGCCGAACTGTCCATGTCCTTCAACCACATGGCCGACGAGCTGAATCGGCGGATCGAACGCGATCGCCGTTTCGCGGCCGATGTGAGCCACGAACTGCGTTCACCGCTGCAGACCCTGGCCGCGGCGGCCAGCGTGATAGACCGGCGTCGTGCCGGTCTGGATCCCAATGCGGCTGCGGCGGTCGGTCTGCTCACCGGCGAGATCACCCGTTTCCAGGCGCTGGTGGAGGATTTGCTCGAGCTGGCTGGCGGTGACCGGCCAGCCCACCGCGAGTCCGTCGACGTCGCGCAGCTCATCGGGCGGGTCTGCCGGTCGCGGGGAATCGGCGAGGAGGTGCTGCAGGTGCGGGCCGGCACGGCAACCAGCTGGCAGGTGGACCCGCGTCGGCTCGAGCAGGCGCTCGGCAACCTCCTCGACAACGCGGTGCGCCACGGAGACAAGGTCATCGCGGTACGCATCGGATGCGCCGGGGCCGAACGGTGTTTCATCGAGGTGGACGACGCCGGACCCGGCGTCGCCGAGGAGGACCGAGAGCTGATCTTTGGCCGGTTCGTCCGCGGCCGGGCGGCGCATTCGCGCGGCGACACCGACGGCACCGGGCTCGGGTTGTCCATCGTCGAGCAACACGCCGCAGCGCATCAGGGCTCGGTGACCGTGCACGACCGTCCCGGCGGTGGCGCTCGCTTCCGGATCGAGCTCGCCGGATGCCTGCCATGA
- a CDS encoding GlsB/YeaQ/YmgE family stress response membrane protein, translating into MTETSLVTAVTVGLVLGVLARWLVPASRGVPFWLTPAVGLGAAMLGTVSARLAGVNTAQVSRVELILQVVLAGLGIAAVTVTADRQPPKNRRGRADRYGKAGRPR; encoded by the coding sequence GTGACGGAAACCAGCCTGGTCACGGCGGTGACGGTCGGACTCGTCCTGGGCGTACTCGCCCGTTGGCTCGTGCCCGCGAGCCGCGGTGTGCCGTTCTGGCTGACCCCGGCGGTCGGGCTGGGGGCGGCCATGCTGGGAACCGTCTCCGCGCGCCTCGCCGGGGTCAACACTGCCCAGGTGAGTCGGGTCGAACTGATCCTCCAGGTCGTCCTGGCCGGGCTGGGCATCGCCGCCGTCACCGTGACCGCCGACCGGCAGCCTCCGAAGAACCGACGCGGCAGGGCTGACCGGTACGGCAAGGCTGGCCGGCCCCGATGA
- a CDS encoding anti-sigma factor antagonist (This anti-anti-sigma factor, or anti-sigma factor antagonist, belongs to a family that includes characterized members SpoIIAA, RsbV, RsfA, and RsfB.): MTVVPATADTSVLICDRCGTQDQAAGVIDDSELVWPLVASVGWTGSPFATGPHSCPRCADVVSEPVTPVHELPAPAHGASYDLQVHHDIDAVVVTPLVDIDAGVAETFRDGLQTAADTCRHIVLDLHAVHLIDSAGLGLLVRARQEAKHNGGLLHLVAPSRFILTVLHTMRLDAIFPTHPDKESAFRAVSLDAGPAPAQAAESGGRAAGIGSGSGGDRPTPREPVMGLIPVGEKRKDGVESRDGQGTPYRR; the protein is encoded by the coding sequence ATGACCGTCGTACCCGCCACCGCGGACACCTCGGTCCTGATCTGCGACCGGTGTGGCACGCAGGACCAGGCCGCCGGGGTCATCGACGACAGCGAGTTGGTGTGGCCGCTGGTGGCCAGCGTCGGCTGGACCGGCTCCCCTTTCGCGACCGGACCGCATAGCTGTCCGCGGTGCGCAGATGTGGTGAGCGAACCGGTCACGCCCGTCCACGAGCTGCCGGCTCCCGCCCACGGAGCGTCATACGACCTTCAGGTCCACCACGACATCGACGCCGTCGTTGTCACGCCACTGGTGGACATCGACGCCGGCGTAGCCGAGACCTTCCGCGACGGGCTCCAAACGGCCGCCGACACCTGTCGGCACATCGTGCTCGATCTGCACGCCGTCCACCTGATCGATTCCGCGGGACTCGGCCTGCTCGTCCGCGCCCGTCAGGAGGCCAAGCACAACGGCGGGTTACTCCACCTGGTGGCGCCGTCCCGGTTCATTCTCACCGTACTGCACACCATGCGTCTGGACGCGATCTTCCCCACTCATCCCGATAAGGAATCCGCGTTCCGTGCGGTGAGCCTCGACGCTGGCCCAGCCCCTGCGCAGGCGGCGGAGTCGGGGGGTCGGGCCGCGGGAATCGGATCGGGGTCAGGCGGGGACAGACCGACTCCTCGTGAGCCGGTTATGGGCCTGATCCCGGTCGGCGAAAAGCGAAAAGACGGTGTCGAGTCCCGTGACGGCCAGGGTACGCCGTACCGCCGGTGA
- a CDS encoding response regulator transcription factor, with protein sequence MPAVLLIEDDDRIRLSLVLALEDEGYAVQGVATAEEGLLRQRRDPADTVLVDLMLPQMDGFECIRQLRHGDDVPIVVVSARDDTHDIVAALEAGADDYVVKPVAVKELAARLRALRRRARAAPSDAVPSLTFGDLEIRPAAGEVSVRGNPVGVTRTEFRLLCELAEHAGRVLSRQQLLQRVWDYQTGDERIVDVHVGRLRNKIEDDSGSPRHLVTVRGLGYKLQR encoded by the coding sequence ATGCCGGCCGTACTGCTGATCGAGGATGACGACCGGATCCGGCTGTCCCTGGTCCTGGCACTCGAGGACGAGGGATACGCGGTGCAGGGCGTTGCGACGGCTGAGGAGGGCCTGTTGCGGCAGCGGCGCGACCCGGCCGACACGGTCCTGGTCGATCTGATGCTGCCGCAGATGGATGGATTCGAATGCATCCGGCAGTTGCGCCACGGTGACGACGTGCCCATCGTCGTGGTGAGTGCTCGTGACGACACGCATGACATCGTCGCCGCGCTCGAGGCCGGCGCAGATGATTACGTCGTCAAGCCGGTCGCGGTCAAGGAGTTGGCGGCCCGGCTGCGTGCCCTCCGGCGGCGGGCGCGGGCTGCCCCTTCGGACGCCGTGCCGAGCCTGACCTTTGGCGATCTGGAGATCCGGCCGGCGGCCGGTGAGGTGAGTGTGCGGGGAAATCCGGTGGGGGTGACCCGGACCGAGTTCCGGCTGTTGTGTGAGTTGGCCGAGCATGCCGGCCGGGTGCTGTCGCGCCAGCAGTTGCTGCAACGAGTCTGGGACTACCAGACAGGCGACGAACGCATCGTCGATGTTCACGTCGGCCGCCTGCGCAACAAGATCGAGGACGACTCTGGCAGTCCGCGTCACCTGGTGACCGTGCGCGGGCTGGGGTACAAGCTGCAGCGATAA